A single window of Rana temporaria chromosome 1, aRanTem1.1, whole genome shotgun sequence DNA harbors:
- the LOC120920155 gene encoding lecithin retinol acyltransferase-like isoform X2, translating into MKNSLADWLIFFLDKISVVASFKLFSMPDESEGDHHYQDISYFRRGDLLEVPRTLFVHFGIYLGNNKVAHLMPDILTTLTDDKCLIDKVVTNKRLILGVLAKVASIRVDTVQDFAYGGTIIVNHMDSSFKTKPLCNEEVAQRAEKLLGATPYSLLWDNCEHFVTYCRYGFPVSFQTDKNLQIKTGSVY; encoded by the coding sequence ATGAAGAACTCCCTGGCGGATTGGTTGATCTTTTTCCTGGATAAGATATCAGTGGTGGCCAGCTTCAAACTCTTTAGCATGCCAGATGAAAGTGAGGGAGATCACCATTATCAGGACATTTCCTATTTTAGGCGGGGAGATTTGTTAGAAGTTCCCAGGACGCTGTTTGTACACTTTGGGATTTATTTGGGGAATAACAAGGTTGCCCATCTGATGCCAGATATCCTTACCACCCTGACAGATGACAAGTGTCTGATTGACAAAGTGGTGACTAACAAAAGGCTGATCCTGGGGGTCCTGGCTAAGGTGGCCAGTATCAGGGTGGACACTGTGCAGGACTTTGCCTATGGTGGAACCATAATAGTTAATCACATGGACAGCAGCTTCAAGACAAAACCCCTCTGTAACGAGGAAGTGGCCCAAAGGGCTGAAAAGTTACTGGGGGCCACGCCATACAGCCTGCTGTGGGATAACTGCGAGcactttgtgacctattgcagatATGGCTTTCCTGTGAGCTTTCAGACCGATAAG